A single window of Solenopsis invicta isolate M01_SB chromosome 3, UNIL_Sinv_3.0, whole genome shotgun sequence DNA harbors:
- the LOC105204610 gene encoding uncharacterized protein LOC105204610, which produces MNRYTVCPTNAQSIYDEVSHEIDKNILTVKLPKDKHRVQAVNEAVAEPIIDVSCLDKDGKKCKRGCPKINVMHNQTPTPKKPEEEMLFLKTTRQITLTNDMKHSLEVEFKSPRNYIPLPEPGSPPPIIIPKELVIAKKLENKSKKRSKTIKQKKK; this is translated from the exons ATGAATCGTTATACTGTGTGTCCAACTAACGCACAATCTATATACGACGAAGTATCGCATGAGATTGACAAGAACATCTTAACCGTTAAATTGCCTAAAGATAAACATCGCGTTCAAGCTGTGAACGAAGCTGTTGCCGAACCTATCATTGACGTTAGCTGTTTGGATAAAGATG GTAAGAAATGCAAGAGAGGTTGTCCAAAAATCAACGTCATGCACAATCAGACACCTACTCCGAAAAAACCAGAGGAAGAAATGTTATTTCTAAAAACAACGAGACAAATCACTCTCACCAACGATATGAAGCACAGTCTTGAAGTGGAATTCAAGTCACCGCGAAATTATATCCCCTTACCGGAACCAGGATCTCCCCCGCCCATAATTATTCCGAAAGAACTTGTTATCGCGAAGAAACTTGagaataaaagcaaaaaaagaagtaaaacaataaagcaaaaaaagaagtaa